From Amphritea atlantica, a single genomic window includes:
- the qhpC gene encoding quinohemoprotein amine dehydrogenase subunit gamma, producing the protein MKHLKPVNNKAHTLTQAVADDQVEEVVAMQSIAGCTATTDPGWEIDAFGGVTSLCQPMESDLYGCADPCWWPAQVPDMMNTYPDWNEKAANSADNWRNLGTVFPADKD; encoded by the coding sequence ATGAAACATCTCAAGCCTGTTAATAACAAAGCACACACTCTGACTCAGGCCGTTGCCGATGATCAGGTAGAAGAAGTTGTCGCGATGCAGTCCATCGCTGGTTGTACCGCCACCACCGATCCCGGTTGGGAAATTGATGCCTTTGGTGGGGTCACCTCCCTGTGTCAGCCGATGGAATCGGATCTGTATGGCTGTGCCGACCCCTGCTGGTGGCCTGCACAGGTACCGGACATGATGAATACCTACCCGGACTGGAATGAAAAAGCAGCGAATTCCGCTGATAACTGGCGCAATCTGGGAACGGTGTTCCCGGCTGATAAAGACTAA
- a CDS encoding aldehyde dehydrogenase family protein has protein sequence MSESQFSPSAAAMDFIQRQHKFLIGDQWLEAEDGRTLPVINPANGEQITTVPSGDKADIDKAVAMARKTFEDSDWSRIKPVDRQKLLWNFADLIEKNAGLLAEIESLDNGKSVVIAEHVDIRLAVDFLRYMAGFATKIEGRSVDVSVPFMPDAQFHGYTRREAVGVVGAIVAWNFPLLLACWKLGPALATGCTVVLKPADETPLTALMLGQLALEAGYPSGVLNVVTGVGIEAGAALSHHPDVDKLTFTGSTQVGKMIGKAAIDSMTRVTLELGGKSPTIVLEDADVQTAAAGAANAIFFNQGQVCCAGSRLYVHKKHFDNVVADISAIAEGMTLGHGLDPNAQMGPLISAKQQHRVCNYIDQGRNSGATITTGGIAVPGPGFFVKPTVMVDVNQNSTVVQEEIFGPVLVAMPFDDIDEAVRIANDSQYGLGASIWSNNLSQVHRMIPRIKSGSVWVNCHTALDPALPFGGYKQSGLGREMGSDVIEHYTEVKSVLMSI, from the coding sequence ATGAGCGAATCACAATTTTCCCCCTCAGCTGCGGCAATGGACTTTATTCAGCGTCAGCATAAATTTCTGATTGGTGATCAGTGGCTGGAGGCTGAAGATGGCCGGACGCTGCCGGTCATCAACCCCGCCAATGGCGAACAGATCACCACGGTACCCAGCGGCGATAAGGCTGATATCGATAAAGCGGTGGCAATGGCGCGTAAAACTTTTGAAGATTCAGACTGGAGCCGCATCAAGCCGGTCGATCGTCAGAAGCTGCTGTGGAACTTTGCCGACCTGATTGAAAAGAATGCCGGCCTGCTGGCTGAAATTGAATCGCTGGATAATGGCAAGAGTGTGGTGATCGCAGAGCATGTTGATATCCGTCTGGCGGTTGATTTCCTCCGATATATGGCCGGCTTCGCCACAAAGATCGAGGGTCGCAGCGTCGATGTATCAGTGCCCTTTATGCCAGACGCACAGTTCCACGGCTACACCCGCCGGGAAGCAGTCGGTGTGGTTGGCGCCATTGTCGCCTGGAACTTCCCACTGCTATTGGCTTGCTGGAAACTGGGCCCGGCACTGGCAACCGGTTGCACAGTTGTTCTTAAACCCGCCGATGAAACCCCGCTGACCGCACTGATGCTGGGCCAGCTGGCACTGGAAGCGGGTTATCCTTCCGGTGTACTGAATGTGGTTACCGGCGTCGGTATCGAAGCAGGTGCCGCCCTGTCCCACCACCCTGATGTGGATAAACTGACCTTTACCGGCTCCACTCAGGTAGGAAAAATGATCGGTAAAGCAGCCATCGACAGCATGACCCGGGTCACCCTGGAATTGGGTGGTAAGTCCCCCACTATCGTGTTGGAAGATGCCGACGTGCAGACCGCCGCAGCCGGTGCTGCCAACGCGATCTTCTTCAATCAGGGGCAAGTCTGCTGCGCCGGTTCCCGTCTCTATGTACATAAGAAACATTTCGACAATGTCGTGGCCGATATCTCCGCCATTGCAGAAGGTATGACCCTGGGACATGGCCTGGACCCGAATGCCCAGATGGGGCCACTTATCTCGGCAAAGCAGCAGCACCGGGTGTGCAACTACATTGATCAGGGTCGCAACAGCGGCGCCACCATTACCACCGGCGGTATTGCGGTGCCAGGGCCGGGCTTCTTTGTTAAACCCACCGTGATGGTGGATGTGAATCAGAACTCCACTGTGGTGCAGGAGGAGATCTTCGGCCCGGTACTGGTCGCGATGCCGTTCGATGATATCGACGAAGCGGTACGTATCGCCAACGACAGTCAGTACGGACTGGGTGCCAGCATCTGGTCAAACAACCTGTCACAGGTACACCGTATGATTCCGCGCATCAAGTCCGGTTCCGTCTGGGTCAACTGCCATACCGCACTCGACCCTGCCCTGCCGTTCGGCGGCTACAAGCAATCCGGTCTGGGCCGGGAGATGGGCAGCGATGTCATCGAGCACTACACCGAGGTTAAATCGGTGTTGATGAGTATCTGA
- the peaD gene encoding quinohemoprotein amine dehydrogenase subunit beta, with the protein MRKRNMLPRGMTVMLTTLTLGLTALTGGLAMAAKGPALKAGNEYMVVANYPNQMHVLDLATDTLYKTCDMPGRFGPGALQVAPDKKTAYILNNGYEDIYGVDMDTCDVKFHAKMAQSKQERTKTIYAFALSYDGKELYTVQNPTLMERDHYVVQPTRLAVYSTDAGMDAKPVRMFPSPRLVTAMQVGKDGGLYMAGADIYKMDVQTGQYEVAVASRNWQRERYVQPDVLNVWAVQTPTKDFTILYTTARFQEGSDDLNTADWLYGYFNINLETGATETKDFGPITELYFTGTRSPKDSNIMYGVLNRLAKYDIEKQTLLKAAELDHSYYCVTVNQTGSKVYLAGTHNHVAVFDGDTLERLNTIELPGGDMSTTTAQVFVR; encoded by the coding sequence ATGAGAAAAAGAAATATGCTTCCTCGCGGCATGACTGTCATGCTGACGACTTTAACGCTGGGTTTAACAGCTTTAACCGGTGGCCTGGCTATGGCAGCAAAAGGACCTGCGCTTAAAGCCGGCAACGAATATATGGTGGTGGCTAACTATCCAAATCAGATGCATGTGCTGGATCTGGCAACCGACACCCTCTATAAAACCTGTGATATGCCGGGACGGTTTGGTCCGGGTGCTCTGCAGGTCGCTCCGGATAAGAAAACTGCGTATATCCTCAATAACGGTTATGAAGATATCTACGGTGTGGATATGGATACCTGTGATGTTAAGTTCCACGCGAAGATGGCGCAAAGCAAGCAGGAACGGACCAAAACTATCTATGCGTTTGCCCTGAGTTATGACGGTAAAGAGCTATACACCGTACAGAACCCGACGCTGATGGAGCGGGATCATTACGTCGTGCAGCCAACCCGTTTGGCGGTTTATAGCACCGATGCGGGGATGGATGCCAAACCGGTGCGAATGTTCCCCTCACCGCGTCTGGTGACGGCGATGCAGGTGGGCAAGGATGGCGGCCTGTATATGGCCGGTGCGGATATCTACAAGATGGATGTCCAGACGGGTCAGTATGAGGTGGCCGTTGCCAGCCGTAACTGGCAGCGGGAACGTTATGTCCAGCCGGATGTTCTGAACGTCTGGGCGGTGCAAACGCCCACTAAAGACTTCACCATTCTCTATACCACTGCTCGTTTTCAGGAAGGTTCTGACGATCTGAACACCGCAGACTGGTTGTATGGATACTTCAATATCAATCTGGAAACCGGGGCAACGGAGACCAAAGACTTCGGCCCGATCACTGAACTGTATTTCACCGGCACCCGGTCGCCTAAGGATTCCAACATTATGTATGGTGTCCTCAACCGGCTGGCGAAATACGATATTGAAAAGCAGACGCTGCTGAAAGCTGCGGAACTGGATCACTCCTACTATTGTGTCACCGTTAACCAGACTGGCAGCAAAGTCTATCTGGCGGGTACCCATAACCATGTTGCGGTATTCGATGGTGATACGCTTGAACGGTTGAATACGATTGAGCTGCCGGGGGGCGATATGTCCACCACGACGGCTCAGGTATTTGTTCGCTAA
- the peaB gene encoding quinohemoprotein amine dehydrogenase maturation protein, which translates to MGAQLNLVEQNLHLVAVSSRQMLFHIPSSSLFELDGLTAQLIELLRQRPQQTAEQLVGELSGQYPTDQVAETLKELIALELVSDGSPLTPEIALKKITEFPLNTLVLNVNTGCNLSCSYCYKEDLDKPSEGRKMQFDTAKQSIEMLIAESPKEARYNIVFFGGEPLSNFGLIKDVVAYSEQRFAELGKPVDFTMTTNATLLTEDIADWLNAHRFGLSVSMDGPKAIHDKNRITVGGQGTYDVVSRKARMLLSRFRARPIGARVTLTKGVTDVRQIWDHLFNELGFSEVGFAPVTSGDISYYNLSDEELAEVFHNMKALGKEYLEAALEHRNIGFSNMHQLITDLHEGNKKALPCGAGVAMLAVDHEGGLNLCHRFTGSDLGTFGDVQTGIDKERLGGFLEQRLDRTDTGCSSCRIRNLCSGGCYHESYARFEDPTQPVYHYCDLMRDWVDFGIEVYSRIMAENPAFIDSYISPRRAH; encoded by the coding sequence ATGGGCGCCCAATTAAATCTGGTAGAGCAGAATCTACATCTGGTGGCAGTCAGTTCGCGGCAGATGCTGTTCCATATTCCTTCCAGCAGTCTGTTTGAGCTGGATGGTCTGACCGCACAGCTGATCGAACTATTGCGACAGCGGCCACAACAAACCGCAGAGCAACTGGTGGGTGAACTGTCCGGGCAGTATCCGACGGATCAGGTGGCTGAAACCCTGAAAGAGCTGATCGCACTGGAGCTGGTGAGTGATGGCTCGCCGTTAACTCCGGAGATTGCGCTGAAAAAGATCACCGAGTTTCCGCTCAATACGCTGGTATTGAATGTAAACACCGGTTGCAACCTCAGCTGCAGTTACTGTTACAAAGAGGATCTGGATAAGCCCTCTGAGGGCAGGAAGATGCAGTTCGACACAGCTAAGCAATCGATTGAGATGCTGATTGCTGAATCACCTAAAGAGGCGCGTTATAACATCGTCTTCTTTGGCGGTGAGCCGTTGTCGAACTTCGGTCTGATAAAGGATGTTGTCGCCTACTCCGAACAGCGCTTCGCTGAACTGGGGAAGCCGGTAGACTTTACCATGACAACCAATGCAACTCTGCTGACGGAGGATATCGCCGATTGGCTTAATGCTCACCGTTTCGGACTTTCCGTCAGTATGGATGGGCCGAAAGCAATTCATGATAAAAACCGGATCACTGTCGGTGGGCAGGGGACTTATGATGTGGTGAGTCGCAAAGCGAGAATGCTGCTCTCCCGTTTCCGTGCCCGTCCGATCGGAGCCCGTGTGACGCTGACCAAGGGGGTCACCGATGTCCGTCAGATCTGGGATCACCTGTTTAATGAACTGGGATTTTCAGAGGTCGGTTTTGCACCGGTAACCTCCGGTGATATCAGCTATTACAACCTCAGCGATGAGGAACTGGCTGAGGTTTTCCACAACATGAAGGCGCTGGGCAAAGAGTATCTGGAAGCTGCGCTGGAGCACCGCAATATCGGCTTCTCCAACATGCATCAGTTGATTACCGATCTTCATGAGGGCAATAAGAAAGCTCTGCCCTGTGGTGCAGGTGTGGCGATGCTGGCGGTGGATCACGAAGGTGGCCTGAATCTCTGTCATCGGTTTACCGGATCGGATCTGGGGACCTTTGGCGATGTGCAGACGGGTATCGATAAAGAGCGCCTGGGAGGGTTCCTAGAGCAGCGTCTGGATCGTACCGATACCGGATGTTCCAGCTGCCGCATTCGTAATCTCTGTTCCGGTGGCTGCTACCACGAAAGTTACGCCCGTTTTGAAGACCCGACTCAACCCGTTTATCACTACTGCGATCTGATGCGTGACTGGGTGGACTTCGGTATCGAAGTTTACAGCCGCATCATGGCCGAAAATCCGGCTTTTATCGACAGTTACATATCTCCCCGGAGGGCTCATTGA
- a CDS encoding sigma-54-dependent Fis family transcriptional regulator has translation MKKSIDSVLPTDPLNSVKVARNRLVQEGEVPSGVLRSEIEDSWQRSVNAGLNCEAPLDLENLSRDRIDTLQEKNRGLIEAAHPEIKQLVDYFSSDGGLVMLTDESATILKIKGDTRHLDSATRYALAPGANWGEELRGTNGPGTAIVNRSPLMIRGNEHFLDSIGYLSCCSAPIADPKGELLGVLDLTSPTDNRDLPPNLSLVQQAVRSIENRMFSGQFQQHIVLSVHSRPEYLRSSWQGLLALELDGHIQAANEQICQLLNRKREQLVGRNLEELFGVRPEVLLIDLHRKGRGQLRTRGGDFYCELLHFPNSFPTSYKAPAKSGRSKPAPAPLNAPSLIELAGQDPRLQKGVRMGSRALSHELPVLIQGETGTGKEVMAKSLHLDSRRTGGPFVAVNCASIPEGLIESELFGYREGAFTGSRKGGMIGRLEQAQGGTLFLDEIGDMPLALQARLLRVLQERTIAPLGGGDEIALDIAVICASHRDLKALVAEGLFREDLYYRLNGVCLRIPAFRDRTDKEDFIHYFLHQLTPDGRQIELAPELMVQLLAYHWPGNIRQLETTLRVAIAFMEPNEVEIDSCHISDDFLEELNSQGTSTGSSIALNQTGGTLKTSELLTIQQVLEQNEGNISATANELGISRATLYRKLKQLEGA, from the coding sequence ATGAAAAAGTCGATAGATTCCGTGTTACCTACTGACCCCCTTAACTCGGTGAAGGTCGCCCGTAATCGGCTTGTTCAGGAAGGTGAAGTCCCCAGTGGAGTCTTACGTAGCGAGATTGAAGATTCCTGGCAGCGAAGTGTAAACGCCGGACTTAACTGTGAAGCACCGCTCGATCTGGAAAATCTCTCCAGAGACAGGATCGACACTCTGCAAGAGAAAAACCGGGGGCTGATCGAAGCGGCTCATCCTGAGATTAAACAGCTGGTTGACTATTTTAGTTCCGATGGCGGACTGGTGATGCTGACTGATGAATCGGCTACGATTCTGAAGATAAAGGGCGATACCCGGCATCTGGATTCCGCCACCCGCTATGCGCTTGCACCGGGGGCCAACTGGGGCGAAGAGTTGCGCGGCACCAATGGTCCGGGTACCGCCATTGTTAACCGCTCCCCCCTGATGATCAGGGGTAATGAGCACTTTCTCGATTCGATCGGTTATCTTTCCTGTTGTTCTGCACCTATCGCCGATCCCAAAGGGGAGCTGCTGGGGGTGTTGGATCTCACTTCACCGACTGATAATCGTGATCTGCCGCCGAATCTTAGTCTGGTGCAGCAGGCGGTACGTTCCATTGAAAACCGGATGTTCAGCGGCCAGTTCCAGCAGCATATTGTTCTCAGTGTTCACAGCCGTCCGGAATACCTGCGTTCCTCATGGCAGGGATTGTTAGCGCTGGAATTGGATGGTCATATTCAGGCGGCTAATGAGCAGATCTGTCAGTTACTGAACCGCAAGCGGGAACAGTTGGTGGGGCGCAACCTTGAAGAGCTGTTTGGTGTGCGTCCAGAAGTACTGCTGATCGATCTGCACCGCAAAGGCCGTGGGCAGCTCAGAACCCGTGGCGGTGATTTCTACTGTGAACTGCTGCATTTCCCTAATAGCTTTCCAACCTCCTACAAAGCGCCAGCCAAATCCGGCCGCAGTAAGCCCGCACCAGCCCCTCTGAATGCACCGTCTCTGATTGAACTGGCCGGCCAGGATCCACGGTTACAGAAAGGTGTGCGTATGGGCAGTCGGGCACTGTCCCACGAATTACCGGTACTGATTCAGGGGGAGACCGGCACCGGTAAAGAGGTGATGGCCAAATCCTTGCATCTGGATAGCCGTCGAACAGGTGGCCCGTTTGTGGCGGTTAACTGTGCTTCGATTCCAGAAGGGTTGATCGAATCGGAGTTGTTTGGATATCGGGAAGGTGCTTTTACCGGTTCCCGCAAAGGCGGCATGATTGGACGGCTGGAACAGGCGCAGGGAGGAACCCTCTTTCTTGATGAGATCGGTGATATGCCACTGGCGCTGCAGGCCCGCTTGCTTCGGGTGTTGCAGGAACGCACAATCGCCCCACTGGGCGGCGGCGATGAGATCGCGCTGGATATTGCGGTGATTTGTGCTTCCCACCGTGACCTGAAAGCGTTGGTTGCCGAAGGTTTGTTCCGGGAAGATCTTTATTACCGTCTCAACGGCGTTTGCCTGCGCATTCCTGCATTCCGTGATCGCACCGATAAAGAGGATTTTATCCACTACTTCCTTCATCAGTTGACACCGGATGGCCGCCAGATTGAACTTGCACCCGAACTGATGGTGCAGTTATTAGCCTATCACTGGCCCGGTAATATCCGTCAATTGGAAACCACTCTGCGGGTGGCCATCGCCTTTATGGAACCGAATGAAGTGGAGATCGATAGCTGTCATATCAGTGATGATTTTCTTGAAGAACTTAATAGCCAGGGAACATCGACAGGCAGTAGTATTGCCCTGAATCAGACGGGCGGCACGTTAAAAACCAGTGAGCTGTTAACCATTCAGCAGGTACTGGAGCAGAACGAGGGGAATATCTCGGCAACCGCGAATGAGTTAGGCATCAGTCGCGCCACCCTGTATCGCAAGCTTAAACAGCTGGAAGGCGCGTGA
- a CDS encoding MOSC domain-containing protein, producing MQKRSVSVEGIYIGQLNTIGPDNTPTGIFKNLSEKTHEITELGLSDDIQVDKRVHGGPEKAIYHYPAEHYALFKQALPHLSDSFIPGSIGENISTSGLTDTEVHIGDTFRLGSAIVQVSQPRRPCWKVNQKYGNAHIASLIMSEAISGWYYRVLETGELSPGDTLELLERMENSIPVAEIWQIFMARFDKNSGYTPPEHVPGLSDEWRFD from the coding sequence ATGCAGAAACGCTCAGTATCCGTAGAGGGTATCTATATCGGTCAACTCAATACTATTGGCCCGGACAATACCCCAACCGGAATTTTTAAAAACCTGTCTGAAAAAACGCATGAGATCACCGAGCTGGGGCTTAGTGATGATATTCAGGTGGATAAGCGCGTACATGGCGGACCGGAAAAAGCGATCTACCACTACCCTGCGGAACATTACGCGCTGTTTAAACAAGCCCTGCCCCACCTGAGTGACAGTTTCATCCCCGGCTCTATCGGTGAGAATATCTCCACCAGCGGATTAACCGATACCGAAGTCCATATTGGTGATACCTTCCGTCTTGGCAGCGCAATTGTGCAGGTATCCCAGCCCCGCCGCCCCTGCTGGAAGGTAAATCAGAAATATGGCAATGCACATATCGCCTCGCTGATTATGTCGGAGGCGATCTCTGGCTGGTATTACCGGGTATTGGAAACCGGTGAATTGAGTCCCGGTGACACGCTTGAGTTACTTGAGAGAATGGAAAACAGTATCCCGGTTGCTGAGATCTGGCAGATCTTTATGGCCCGCTTTGATAAAAACAGCGGTTATACACCACCGGAACATGTCCCAGGGCTTTCCGATGAATGGCGCTTTGACTAG
- a CDS encoding alginate export family protein, whose protein sequence is MKKNNSTFLKLNTLVAALMTATAVQAAPVYDQDGKTVEFNVEGMAGVFSTEENYNGVDDGGNFWQEGYLKGDLVGRNATGSGTVYGGLGVIALGTGGDGDAGGYTSGDESELKIENAFIGWQSSNGVFDLSVGRQQFTLGDGFIIAGDAISLGDMGIPGIDVDRGGAYYLAGQKSFDRTAVLKIDPEGPVRGDLFWLQSDNPYHQDTELGGVNLEWVDDAKGALGLSYMSVLDVDKGTAFGIWDQRDGMDIISLRGQGSMGVENLFLSFEYVNESGGDTAVKNDANAWYVEGGWTFADLPWSPTLNYRHGKFSGDDSSTANNEAFDPLFFGFTRGFGTWFQGEVASNYAGPANSGNDVDRIEVTLQPRDDLTVGLQYWDFGKDADAADLAGSEVDLYVLWSINDNVVFSPMLGYYKPDGADVIANQSNDDGNLYLQAVLMYFY, encoded by the coding sequence ATGAAAAAGAATAACAGCACATTCCTGAAATTAAACACTCTGGTGGCTGCGCTTATGACTGCTACAGCCGTGCAGGCTGCCCCTGTTTATGACCAGGATGGAAAAACCGTTGAGTTTAATGTTGAAGGTATGGCCGGAGTCTTCTCCACCGAAGAGAACTATAACGGTGTCGATGATGGCGGAAATTTCTGGCAGGAAGGTTATCTCAAGGGTGATCTGGTTGGCCGGAATGCAACGGGCAGTGGTACCGTCTATGGCGGTCTGGGGGTGATTGCTCTGGGCACCGGTGGTGATGGTGACGCCGGGGGGTATACCTCCGGTGATGAGAGCGAGCTGAAAATAGAGAACGCTTTTATCGGCTGGCAAAGTAGTAATGGTGTTTTTGATCTGTCAGTCGGGCGTCAGCAGTTTACCTTAGGTGATGGTTTTATCATTGCCGGTGATGCAATCAGCCTGGGAGACATGGGAATTCCGGGCATCGATGTCGATCGCGGTGGGGCTTACTATCTGGCAGGGCAGAAAAGCTTCGACAGAACCGCGGTACTGAAAATTGATCCGGAAGGTCCGGTGCGGGGTGACCTGTTCTGGCTGCAGTCAGATAACCCCTACCATCAGGATACCGAGCTTGGCGGGGTTAACCTTGAGTGGGTTGATGATGCCAAGGGAGCGCTGGGACTGAGTTATATGTCGGTGCTCGATGTTGATAAAGGCACTGCATTCGGCATCTGGGATCAGCGGGATGGCATGGATATCATCAGTCTGCGCGGACAGGGCAGTATGGGGGTAGAGAACCTGTTTCTGTCATTTGAATATGTCAATGAGAGCGGTGGTGATACCGCGGTTAAGAATGATGCGAATGCGTGGTATGTGGAAGGCGGCTGGACGTTTGCCGATCTGCCCTGGTCGCCAACACTGAACTATCGTCACGGGAAGTTCTCCGGCGATGACAGCTCGACCGCCAACAACGAAGCGTTTGATCCCCTGTTTTTCGGTTTCACCCGGGGGTTTGGCACCTGGTTCCAGGGTGAGGTGGCGTCCAATTATGCCGGTCCTGCCAACAGCGGCAATGATGTTGATCGTATCGAGGTGACGTTGCAACCCCGGGACGATCTGACCGTTGGTTTACAGTACTGGGATTTTGGTAAAGATGCGGATGCTGCTGATCTGGCGGGAAGTGAAGTGGACCTGTATGTCCTCTGGTCGATCAACGATAACGTCGTCTTCAGTCCGATGCTGGGTTACTACAAGCCTGACGGGGCTGATGTTATAGCCAACCAGTCAAATGATGATGGTAATCTCTACCTGCAGGCCGTACTGATGTATTTCTACTAA
- the peaA gene encoding quinohemoprotein amine dehydrogenase subunit alpha, producing the protein MKEFTLPRLTGGLLLAGFILPAGAVQAGDAEAIIQSKCVACHTQENAKPLQMSRMSHQRKTPEGWLMTIARMQVMHGLDVTDDERRTLVKYFADKQGLAPEETEDSRYAMERRLNTMESFESTNFEEMCSRCHSGARVTLQRRPASEWKHLVNFHLGQWPTLEYQALARDRDWMDLAFKEMVPELANEFPLQSASWDKWQSAKKLPASGSWSFSAQMPGKGDIRGVMTVSGGKEDQYKVTVEGEYADGSTLQGSGTAIVYTGYEWRANLTVDGVKMRQVFALSEDGSELTGRMFEAVHDEAGMDFTAVRAGSTPTLLSVQPGYIRAGSTDVLTLVGTGLGQQVSLGDGIRVVSELYRDGNKVVLQATADSKAQPGARNVVAGQADGAVLNVYDQIGSVKVVPDFAVARVGGNGGSTPKYNGYFQAEAWMNGADGQPGTEDDMRIGFVPAKWHVEPFDEQAAADRDTHFTGRMDEKTGVFTTAAAGPNPERRMSTNNAGNLKVVAEVMEGNAVLNAEGQMIVTVQRWNNPPLP; encoded by the coding sequence ATGAAGGAATTTACACTACCCCGGTTAACGGGTGGACTTCTGCTGGCAGGGTTTATCTTGCCAGCAGGGGCCGTACAGGCGGGTGATGCTGAAGCCATTATTCAGAGTAAGTGTGTGGCATGTCATACCCAGGAGAATGCCAAGCCTCTGCAGATGAGTCGTATGAGCCATCAGCGTAAAACCCCGGAAGGCTGGCTGATGACCATTGCCCGGATGCAGGTGATGCATGGCCTTGATGTCACCGATGATGAACGGCGGACGCTGGTGAAGTACTTTGCTGATAAGCAGGGTCTTGCTCCGGAAGAAACCGAGGATTCACGCTATGCGATGGAGCGTCGCCTGAACACGATGGAAAGCTTTGAGTCCACCAACTTTGAAGAGATGTGCTCCCGTTGCCATTCCGGCGCACGGGTGACGCTGCAGCGTCGTCCGGCATCTGAGTGGAAGCATCTGGTGAACTTCCATCTGGGCCAGTGGCCTACGCTGGAATATCAGGCACTGGCACGGGACAGGGACTGGATGGATCTGGCATTTAAGGAGATGGTTCCAGAGCTGGCTAACGAGTTTCCGCTGCAGTCTGCCAGCTGGGATAAATGGCAGAGTGCTAAGAAGTTACCTGCCAGCGGCAGTTGGAGCTTCAGTGCCCAGATGCCGGGTAAAGGCGATATTCGCGGTGTTATGACCGTGTCTGGGGGTAAAGAGGATCAGTATAAGGTCACGGTTGAGGGTGAATATGCGGATGGTTCTACGCTGCAAGGCAGTGGCACAGCCATCGTTTACACCGGCTATGAGTGGCGCGCTAATCTGACCGTCGATGGGGTGAAAATGCGTCAGGTTTTCGCTCTCTCAGAGGATGGCTCCGAACTGACTGGCCGCATGTTTGAGGCGGTACACGATGAAGCGGGTATGGATTTCACCGCGGTGCGGGCCGGCAGTACGCCAACGCTGCTCTCGGTTCAACCCGGCTATATCCGCGCAGGCAGTACAGATGTACTGACACTGGTGGGTACCGGGCTGGGTCAGCAGGTCTCACTGGGTGATGGTATCAGGGTCGTCAGTGAACTCTACCGCGATGGTAACAAAGTAGTGCTGCAAGCCACAGCTGACAGCAAGGCTCAACCGGGCGCCCGTAATGTAGTGGCAGGTCAGGCAGATGGCGCAGTGCTGAATGTCTACGATCAGATCGGCAGCGTTAAAGTGGTACCTGATTTTGCCGTCGCCCGGGTGGGTGGTAACGGTGGTTCTACGCCGAAATACAATGGCTATTTCCAGGCTGAAGCATGGATGAATGGTGCCGATGGGCAGCCCGGTACCGAGGACGATATGCGTATCGGTTTCGTTCCGGCTAAATGGCATGTCGAGCCCTTTGATGAGCAGGCGGCGGCCGACCGGGATACTCATTTTACCGGGCGTATGGATGAAAAAACCGGTGTGTTTACCACAGCGGCTGCCGGCCCCAACCCAGAACGGCGTATGTCGACAAATAATGCGGGCAATCTCAAAGTGGTTGCCGAAGTGATGGAAGGCAATGCTGTCCTGAATGCTGAAGGTCAGATGATCGTGACCGTGCAGCGCTGGAACAATCCACCACTGCCATAA
- a CDS encoding NADAR family protein, giving the protein MFFSPKSAKQLVTLTRIDPTNPLASYSRHAFELDGYEWPSVEHYYQAMKFGDTDYAEQIRQAPHPADATKLGKSKKHAKRKDWDRVKVTVMTRGTYIKCRTYPEIAQKLLDTGEVEIADVTQYDYFWGSGRDMRGNNAFGKMLMEIRDKLRQEINQQV; this is encoded by the coding sequence ATGTTTTTTAGTCCCAAAAGTGCGAAGCAACTGGTAACGCTGACGCGGATTGATCCCACTAACCCGCTGGCCTCGTATTCCAGACACGCCTTCGAGCTGGATGGTTATGAGTGGCCTTCAGTCGAACACTATTACCAGGCGATGAAGTTTGGCGATACAGACTATGCTGAACAGATCCGCCAGGCCCCCCACCCGGCCGATGCGACAAAACTGGGCAAAAGCAAAAAACACGCAAAACGCAAAGACTGGGATCGGGTTAAGGTGACCGTCATGACCCGCGGCACCTATATCAAATGCCGCACCTATCCGGAGATTGCACAAAAACTACTGGATACCGGTGAGGTCGAGATTGCCGATGTCACCCAGTACGACTACTTCTGGGGCAGTGGCCGCGATATGCGCGGCAACAATGCCTTTGGCAAAATGCTGATGGAGATTCGGGATAAGCTGCGCCAGGAGATTAATCAGCAAGTATAA